In one window of Pseudoalteromonas rubra DNA:
- the cas6 gene encoding CRISPR system precrRNA processing endoribonuclease RAMP protein Cas6, whose product MKASLNAVAGHFTILPLRLTFRLGADCELPVFKGSMWHGWLGQALKSHDEHAFFVLFGEHAEGQPKPYSVVVEDDQRSHWRKGELIHFTLYLFAEACQLAEKVVDALQAGCRLGLGKARTRVQLLSVASQTPNGLKPGIQPSVLGSWFTPMNSGLSQEVALEFVTPLRLKVAQQQLRKSPPLAILCQQIKRRLTLLTRFWLCDDNTLLQGLHQSLPVLGQHEHSDFMYFENWQRFSNKQQAQIPFGGMKGQSSYCGEIADAIPWLQLGELIGIGGKTTFGLGRYRLIA is encoded by the coding sequence ATGAAAGCTTCTCTGAACGCGGTAGCCGGGCACTTTACCATTTTACCCCTGCGCCTGACATTTCGGCTGGGGGCTGACTGCGAATTACCGGTATTTAAAGGCAGTATGTGGCACGGCTGGCTGGGCCAGGCATTAAAAAGCCATGATGAGCATGCCTTTTTTGTGCTCTTTGGTGAACATGCCGAAGGCCAGCCCAAACCTTACTCGGTTGTGGTTGAAGATGATCAGCGCAGCCACTGGCGTAAAGGCGAGCTTATCCACTTTACCCTGTATTTGTTTGCAGAGGCATGCCAGCTGGCAGAGAAAGTGGTTGATGCCTTACAGGCCGGGTGCCGGTTAGGGCTGGGTAAAGCCCGCACTCGGGTTCAATTGCTGAGTGTGGCCAGCCAGACTCCTAATGGCCTTAAACCGGGTATACAGCCATCCGTTCTCGGCAGCTGGTTCACGCCAATGAATAGCGGGCTTTCTCAGGAAGTGGCATTGGAATTTGTGACTCCGCTAAGGCTTAAAGTGGCTCAACAGCAGCTGCGCAAATCGCCACCGCTGGCCATTTTATGCCAGCAAATTAAGCGACGGCTGACCTTGCTGACCCGCTTCTGGTTATGTGACGACAACACTTTGCTGCAAGGGTTACATCAGTCACTCCCGGTGCTGGGCCAGCATGAGCACAGCGATTTTATGTATTTTGAAAACTGGCAGCGTTTTTCAAACAAACAACAGGCGCAGATCCCATTCGGCGGCATGAAAGGCCAGTCTAGCTACTGCGGCGAAATAGCCGACGCCATCCCATGGCTGCAACTGGGCGAACTCATCGGCATAGGCGGCAAAACTACCTTCGGCCTCGGCCGCTATCGGCTAATCGCCTAA